The genomic stretch CTATTAGTGGTGTTTTGTATTAAGAGGTATAAAGAAATGGTTCAACACTTCTAATCCGTATAAGATTTTTGGTTTCTTGAAACAACTTTGTTTaaagaaatattattattataacattatATGAATTTATATCCACCAAAAGCGTAATATAACTGTTAATTAATGTCTTTAATAATACAATCAGATAAGATATGTGTTCTAATATGGAGTATATACTTATGTATATAtgttaaataaaaaaattaaccgAAATTTAAACGTTTCACATAGTATTAAGCAAAGATAGATAATAAGTTAAGTGTAAGGAAAAAAATAGGCTAGAATTATAAATTTGCTAAACTAAACAGTTAGGCCCAATTGTAGATATGATATAATTTAAGCCCAACTATAGAGTAattttcatttaggcgggaaaatattggaggtttcttattcttttagtttaaggaggATTACGTACTTGATTACTTCTCTCTACTCCATGTTTTCAAAAATATGTATGGCCGTATGGGCGATATTAAAAATGGTGCAAAATTTCCCGAAATACGATGAAATACGACACcacgaatatatatatatatatatatatatatatatatatatatatatatatatatatatatatatatatatatatatatatatatattgcttCTCATAGTAGGAATTAAAAGTAAGAATGCAATGACAAATATATTTTACAAAGCGTTTCATTATAAACGGAGATattcgtctatagctatagacgggctAAATATCCATCAACTTTAAGCAAAACGGGCCAAATGTCACCACATTAACGACAAATGTCACCAGTATTATTTCCATGTGATAAACTACCTGTTGTAGCTTAGGAAATGACACTGATGATATTTGGTGTTAAGGTGGTGACATTTGACAGGTTTTGCTTAAAGTGGGTGAATATTTGACCCGTccatagttatagacggatatacgccgtctataatgaaaatttgtgtatattttatataaaaaaaaggaATATTATAGTAGTAAAACTAATAATAATGACCATGATTATTAGCTCCAATGAAGTTTTCTAAGTGTTCACTAGTCAATAAATTAATCAAATGTCCCACCTTTATATGTACTACTATACTACTATGCTTTTCTCTCATAATTCACTCCCTTCATCTAGCTCCTCTACACTTCCACCCTATGTTATCTACATATTAAACTCTTCTCCATCACACCAATTATATGATATATCTCCCCACTTTAGCTAATTTAAACATCACCACAAAAATTATGGCTAAAAAACTTTCCACACAACAAACAATTCCCTTCATTTTATTAACATTATTATCATTAACACAAAAGTCCCTACAAGACAACCCTTATGTATGCCCATACCCTTGTCTACCACCACCCATAGGTGGATCCACATACCCTACCCCAACACCACCCTCCTCCCCAACCCCAACCACTTCAAATTGCCCACCGCCGCCATCACCACCATCCGAACCGACATATTACGagtcaccaccaccaccagcatCACCAGAGCGATACTATtactcaccaccaccaccatcatcttCAGGGTATACTCCAAGTTATGAGTATTACCCTCCACCTGGTGGGTCCACATACCCTGGCTATTATGGTAATGCACCACCGCCACCTAACCCCATTTTGCCGTACTTTCCTTTCTATTATAGGAACCCACCTCCACCAAATTATGATCAGTCTTCTGCTACAAGTCTTGTGACACTCATGAAGCAACACCCTTTACAAAATTTAAGGGTGATACTAATCTTGTTATTGTCTACTATTGCTCTTGTATGTTGGAGGTAAAATCATAAGGTTAAGTATTTGTGAAAAGGTTTGAGATTATATTATATGTAAATTTagagttttttatttttattacaagcATCAGTCTATGTTAATAAAATTACttgttactccctccattccattTCTATTGTCACCTTCTCTCCGACATCAAACGTTACCGTGCATTTCGGGGGAACCTTGTCACTTACGGAGTACATTGTTGCTAATTATATTATGCATATATTGTTTTTAATTCCAAGTTTTCCACCTTATCAAAGGGTAAATTGATGTGGTATACGCGTAGCTAAAATTCTCTATGTATCACTTTGAATTGTATTCATCTATCTATATATAACTTCATGAACTTTGTTTATAATGGAGTACTTGATAGTTGATACTACGTAATTGCTTCTCCTCTGTTTCACCTTCTCCTCGGTTTCACAATAATTTTAAGGTAGAATTACGACCTCAAAACAGAGAACGTTAAATTATATGGTCTTAGGCTGCGCCCACAAGTAGGAGACAAAAAAATCTACGTGTTAAGCCTAACTGCCTAAGTGAGGTTTCATCCTAAATCCTAAAACCAATTGATAATAATGTGTGGAGTATCTCATAGGTGTATAAAATAAATTACACATATCTTTGGCATGGATTGGAGCCTATTTCTTCACATCAACAGAATGGATTATATTAAAACAAGGGGATTACTCTCAATACCAAAATCAATATTATTTAGTTTCGTCACATAAACATGTTACTGTATCAAAATCGCCATTGTGGTTACAACAAAAAAAACATAAGCATGTTAGTGTGTTAAGAGTGAGAGTGATTTATCAGAGTAATATTTGACATCAACTACAAGTTTTTGGTAGCTCAAGTGTCTATTGGCAAAATATCCCTTATGTTTTGCTTTATACGGAGTAAGTCATTTTGTAAGTAAATTTCTGCATATTTTGCTATAAGCGGTAGTAAGGCTAGTGAGTAGTGACCAATACATCCTACACTACAATAATGTATTGCCGTTCATGAAGATCATGACATTAAGAAATATTTGATAGGCACCGTTGGATGAGCATATTACGATCAAAGCAAGGAAAGAAAGAAGTTTCGGAGAAAGTTTAATTAAGTGCCCTTTCTGGCTAAAAGTCCTTTATGCTTTTTACAAGGGCGATTCCATATCGTTGTCAACCTTGAGCCAATTGCACAACTACTTTACTCGTCTAATAGTCTTTAAAATAAGGACACCTTAACTACCCATCATAATGTGATTAATGTCATACAAATATCTCCTTCATCTATTTACATTTTGTTAAAATTCCAAGTCAAAATCTAGAATTTAAGATTTTGCACATGATACTTCTCAGGTTTAATTTTTGAGCACATCTACTTTTACTCGTTAACTCGGTCAAATATTTTGGACGGCAAAATGCTGAATGGTAATatttttggggggaaagttagtTAGACAAACTAGTTTATGAAACTGCACAAAATACTAGGTGAACCCGGACACAGCCTAGATGAGGGGCCAGGCCTGATGGAGGTGGATCCAGAACCGGCAGGGGGCTAGTCAGGGTAGGTGAAAGTTGGACCCGGGAATGGCCCGTGTAGGTGGGACGGTCAGGTCGGGCTGTGTACGGGCCAACCGGACCGGGTGAAGAGTGACTCGACTGGCATGTAAACCGCAAATCCAAAAACTGCCTGTTTTTCATCCAAACCGTAATAATAAACAAGTAAACCGCACATCGAAAAGTTGCATGTTTTTCATTCATGATCAAAATATTTTTCCAAGAGTCGAACTTTACAagttaaatagaaaataaaagaCTGTTAATTTTTGGAAACACTCCTAATAAATGAAGAACTTTTAGTTAATTCTCTAAGAGGTTTATCAGTAAATCTGATGAGATTGTAAGCAAATGCTCCAGCAATAGTTCCAATGGGTGGGCCTATTATGTATACCCAAATGCCTTTGTAGTTGTGCTTCACCATTGCTGGCCCTAGGCTTCTTGCTGGGTTCATCGATGCTCCCGAAATCGGCCTGCCCCAAAATCAATTGAATTAAAATCTCAAATTATATTTTATAAGACGATCAAACTCAAATGGACCCGGTATTACGCAAAATACAATCTCAATTGTAAATGCATATAGTTTAATTGTATCATTAAAACATTATGTAAAAGTCGTAGAATATGATTATCTTTTTTTCGATGTTCATTTTGAAAAGTCATAGTCGACGGGTGCTACAAGATGGAGTTACTGTCGTCTAATATTACAATCTCATAGAGTTGGAGGGAGTGTATAAGAAAGTTACCCTGCAACGAAGACATTGAGCATTATGGTCATTCCGACAGCAATTCCAGCCAACTCGCCGATCTAAAACAAATACATAAACCACAGTGTCTTAAATACGAGTACAagcaagtaccaaaatgaaaatcatgattattcaatttactCACAGCTCTTGTATCAGTTGCAACACCGGATATGACAAACATGAGCAAGAATGAGATGATAATTTCGATAGCAAGGGACTGTCCATTTGATCCAACCGGAACCGTTCCAAAAAATGCTTTAGGAGTAACCTCGAACATCACTGATAATGTGCAACTTGCCAATATCGAACCCATCAACTGAGCCAACATGTATAATGGTACCTGTCCAAGTAATAAAAATTTTAAATTACAAGTTACATGTTTGTAGAAGAACAAGATATTGACCACTTAAACAGTAGGTGAACAAAATGCAACTACCCATTTTCCTTTTTATCAGCATAATTGGTGTGAATAAAGGAATTCATGTGTATTTTATGAAGGGGAAATCAAAACCTAATTTGATGTTTCGTGCGTCTTACGAGTTACGATCTTGATCATAATTCTACAGTCTACACCATAGCCCAAGTTAGGGGCTCTGTTTTTTGGGGTCTCATGAAGAGGACCCCATAGAAGAAACAAGTCCCGACTATTCACAAATCACAAGTCGAGTAAGGTTTCTTCCTAAAACCAATTCGTGATACGAGTTCCAAATTACGATTAACGTGTGGGAATGTGGGATTACACAATTTCCCCTCTCACTGTCCAACATATTTCGGAATTGTCTTGTACTAATATTTTCTACATAATTTAATGCCAGTGAGATTCAAACGAAAAGAATACTAACCTCTTTGTAAGGGAAGTGACGATAAATAGCGAAGGTCAAGGTGACGGCCGGGTTGAAGTGAGCCCCGG from Silene latifolia isolate original U9 population chromosome 2, ASM4854445v1, whole genome shotgun sequence encodes the following:
- the LOC141643198 gene encoding putative aquaporin NIP-type, producing MATKTDEIHEEELKIEEGSNRIPASQLASFCSSPYVVCITQKLVAEVLGTYFVIFAGCGSVVVNKLYGETVTFPGICVTWGLIVMVMVYSLGHISGAHFNPAVTLTFAIYRHFPYKEVPLYMLAQLMGSILASCTLSVMFEVTPKAFFGTVPVGSNGQSLAIEIIISFLLMFVISGVATDTRAIGELAGIAVGMTIMLNVFVAGPISGASMNPARSLGPAMVKHNYKGIWVYIIGPPIGTIAGAFAYNLIRFTDKPLRELTKSSSFIRSVSKN